Proteins from one Thermococcus bergensis genomic window:
- a CDS encoding ABC transporter ATP-binding protein, whose amino-acid sequence MVRLRLEDIEFKQDDFRLYIPFLEAKQGEFLTLLGPSGCGKTTTLRIIAGFEKPDKGRVYFDDTVVNDVPPYERNIGIVFQDYALFPHMTVYDNISFGLKLRKLPKEEIRRRVSWALELVGLKGFEDRYPEQLSGGQQQRVALARALVIEPQLLLLDEPLSNLDAKIRERLRGEVKRIQKELGITTIYVTHDQEEAMAISDRIAVMSVGRIEQVGNPLHLYYNPKNEFVAKFLGLSNILEVNAEGGKACIGSLCFEVKTEGRVKIFFRPESVYVEEGDTGEIVDYELLPGRIRLKIDVEGNLIIAERFLDEIPFSIKKMPKKVGIRVKSFSILSSSP is encoded by the coding sequence ATGGTGAGGTTAAGGCTTGAGGACATAGAGTTTAAGCAAGATGATTTCAGGCTTTATATCCCCTTTTTAGAAGCAAAGCAGGGCGAGTTTTTGACCCTGCTTGGCCCGAGTGGATGTGGAAAGACGACAACACTTAGAATCATAGCGGGTTTTGAGAAGCCAGATAAGGGGAGAGTGTACTTCGATGACACCGTCGTGAACGACGTTCCTCCGTATGAAAGGAACATAGGCATCGTCTTTCAGGATTATGCGCTCTTTCCGCATATGACTGTTTATGATAATATCTCCTTCGGTTTAAAGCTTAGAAAGCTTCCTAAGGAAGAGATTAGAAGGAGGGTCTCGTGGGCTCTTGAGCTTGTGGGCTTGAAGGGGTTTGAAGACCGCTATCCCGAGCAGCTGAGCGGTGGTCAGCAACAGAGAGTTGCACTGGCAAGGGCTCTTGTAATAGAACCCCAACTGCTGCTCTTGGATGAGCCCCTTTCCAACCTCGATGCAAAAATAAGGGAAAGGCTTAGGGGGGAAGTAAAAAGGATTCAAAAAGAGCTTGGAATAACTACGATCTACGTAACGCATGATCAGGAGGAAGCCATGGCAATAAGTGATAGAATAGCTGTTATGAGTGTTGGAAGGATAGAGCAGGTTGGTAATCCCCTGCATCTCTACTACAACCCAAAAAATGAGTTTGTAGCCAAGTTTTTAGGTCTTTCCAACATTTTGGAAGTTAACGCAGAAGGGGGAAAAGCGTGTATCGGGAGCCTTTGCTTTGAAGTCAAGACAGAAGGGAGAGTAAAGATATTCTTCAGGCCGGAGAGCGTTTATGTCGAAGAGGGGGACACGGGAGAAATAGTGGACTATGAACTGCTCCCGGGTAGAATACGGCTCAAGATTGATGTAGAGGGTAATCTCATAATCGCAGAAAGATTCTTGGATGAGATACCATTTTCAATTAAAAAGATGCCAAAAAAAGTTGGAATAAGAGTAAAAAGTTTTTCAATACTTAGCTCATCCCCTTGA
- a CDS encoding amylo-alpha-1,6-glucosidase, with protein MSVILSYNGAFAVTRQNGDMKDGYDGFYIFDTRFLKGVKLKLDKNSVLIGSSQDGPRKAYSHFSIEDEVVLLRKREIKDNWAYREELQFYNTSKRKVHLRVEYSFKVPIEDIFEVRKFGGQKIRRRIKSSLGDENEYSYTGKDKIKRNLKIKTNMRTEKGLAFAEITLEPLEKETLYLEFIPKISKEGLEIFLTEKPLLLPNVVSTNLTWLDRVFERAIEDLTALTAYTNYGMVPFAGIPYYACPFGRDSIITSWFLLPYYPQYAEGTLKFFAKIQGKKFNPLNEEEPGKIPHEFRFGELSHSRKMPFAPYYGTVDATPLYVILAAEYLRWTGNRELIEELKPNLTAAVEWILRRLKEGGGYIRYRRGLLANQGWKDSKEGIPTEEGTPTKPPVALVEVQGYAYKALMDAASLGLTSLDPKMLKKEAEELKKRFNKDFWCDGFYALALDGDNVPSKVVSSNMGHLLFTGIAEHQEKIAERLFEEDMFSGWGIRTLSSKERAYNPFSYHNGSIWPHDNAVIAIGLASIGEKEKARMLAEAIFKTAKFLPNSQLPELFSGLESEYPLLCPRANVPQAWSAASVFAFLTAVLGLKAEKELTVSPLLPENLEVSALVRFRGKAYLIESKKEEVTRFEERDI; from the coding sequence ATGTCAGTTATTCTCTCTTATAACGGGGCTTTTGCCGTTACGAGACAAAATGGAGATATGAAAGATGGCTATGATGGTTTTTATATCTTTGACACTCGCTTTCTAAAGGGAGTGAAGCTCAAGTTAGATAAGAACAGCGTGCTCATAGGAAGCTCTCAGGATGGCCCGAGAAAGGCATATTCTCATTTTTCCATAGAAGATGAAGTAGTTCTGTTGAGAAAGCGAGAAATAAAGGACAACTGGGCATATAGAGAAGAACTTCAGTTCTACAATACCTCAAAGAGGAAGGTGCACCTTAGAGTGGAGTACTCCTTTAAAGTTCCAATAGAAGATATTTTTGAAGTTAGAAAATTCGGAGGACAAAAAATTAGACGCAGGATCAAGAGCTCTCTTGGAGACGAAAATGAGTATTCCTATACTGGAAAAGATAAAATCAAAAGAAATCTGAAGATCAAAACAAACATGAGAACTGAAAAAGGACTGGCATTTGCAGAGATTACTCTAGAACCCCTTGAGAAAGAGACTCTCTACCTTGAATTCATTCCCAAGATTTCGAAGGAAGGACTTGAAATATTTTTGACAGAAAAGCCTCTTTTGCTTCCAAATGTTGTCTCAACGAACTTAACATGGCTTGATAGAGTTTTTGAGCGGGCTATTGAGGATCTAACTGCCTTGACAGCGTACACCAACTATGGAATGGTTCCATTTGCTGGTATTCCGTATTATGCATGTCCTTTTGGAAGAGACAGCATTATCACATCGTGGTTTCTGCTTCCATATTATCCCCAGTATGCCGAAGGCACTTTAAAATTCTTTGCCAAGATTCAGGGAAAGAAGTTTAATCCACTTAATGAAGAAGAGCCCGGCAAGATTCCCCACGAGTTTAGGTTTGGTGAGTTGTCTCATTCGAGAAAAATGCCTTTTGCTCCTTATTATGGGACTGTGGATGCAACACCTCTTTACGTTATTCTGGCAGCGGAATACCTTCGGTGGACGGGTAATAGGGAGCTAATAGAGGAGCTCAAGCCCAATCTCACTGCAGCGGTAGAGTGGATTTTAAGGAGGCTCAAAGAGGGAGGGGGATACATAAGGTACAGGAGAGGTCTCCTGGCCAATCAGGGATGGAAAGACTCAAAGGAAGGCATTCCAACTGAGGAGGGCACCCCTACTAAACCACCTGTTGCCTTGGTAGAAGTGCAGGGATATGCCTATAAGGCACTTATGGATGCAGCTTCACTTGGTCTGACTTCACTGGATCCAAAAATGCTCAAAAAGGAAGCAGAAGAACTAAAGAAGAGATTTAACAAGGATTTCTGGTGCGATGGCTTCTATGCTCTTGCTCTAGACGGGGACAACGTTCCATCTAAGGTGGTCTCTTCCAACATGGGGCATCTCTTATTTACCGGAATAGCTGAGCATCAAGAAAAAATAGCTGAAAGGTTATTTGAGGAGGACATGTTCTCTGGATGGGGAATTAGAACACTCAGCTCGAAAGAAAGGGCATATAACCCATTTAGCTATCACAATGGTAGCATATGGCCTCACGACAATGCAGTAATTGCCATTGGACTTGCATCAATTGGAGAAAAGGAAAAGGCAAGAATGCTTGCAGAGGCGATATTCAAAACTGCAAAGTTCCTTCCCAATTCTCAGCTTCCAGAACTCTTCAGTGGTCTTGAGAGTGAATATCCGCTCTTATGTCCTAGAGCAAATGTTCCGCAAGCGTGGAGTGCCGCAAGTGTATTTGCATTTCTTACAGCTGTATTAGGTCTCAAGGCTGAAAAAGAGCTAACTGTATCTCCACTGCTGCCCGAGAATCTTGAGGTTTCAGCATTGGTCAGGTTTAGAGGAAAGGCGTACTTAATTGAATCCAAAAAAGAGGAGGTTACAAGATTTGAAGAGCGAGATATTTGA
- a CDS encoding thiamine ABC transporter substrate-binding protein, translated as MKKFASILGILLIAATFGCITQNQTSTTPTEAQKLVIYSYDSFEYLASEVIPKFEEKYGVKVELQLIGDAGEVLNRLILEKDNPRADLVIGIDNSLLAKAIEAGVLEPYKPENINLVPEDLIFDPTFHLTPYDYGYIAINYREDMVQNPPKSLEDLTKPEWKGKLVIEDPRTSSPGAAFLLWTIAVYGDDGYLYYWEKLKENDVHIVKGWTEAWTAFMNGEFPLVLSYATSPAATVYYDNITYVKAVAFEEGNYMQIEGAGIVKGAKNKELAKKFIEFMLTEDFQSAIPTNQWMYPVNPNVELPEVFKYALQPEEIKPVTLDPEYVKENFERWIKEWTALMVEGKSPEEIIASRG; from the coding sequence ATGAAGAAGTTCGCAAGTATTTTGGGAATTCTCTTAATAGCGGCAACTTTTGGCTGCATTACGCAGAATCAGACATCTACAACACCCACAGAAGCGCAAAAGCTTGTTATCTACTCCTACGACAGCTTTGAATATCTGGCAAGTGAAGTAATTCCAAAATTTGAAGAGAAATATGGAGTTAAAGTTGAGCTGCAGCTAATTGGAGATGCCGGTGAAGTCTTAAACCGCCTGATTCTGGAGAAAGATAACCCAAGAGCCGATCTGGTTATAGGAATAGACAACAGTCTCTTAGCAAAGGCCATTGAGGCGGGAGTGTTGGAACCTTACAAACCAGAGAACATAAACCTCGTCCCGGAAGACCTCATCTTTGACCCGACATTCCATCTAACGCCTTATGATTACGGATACATAGCAATAAACTATAGAGAAGACATGGTGCAAAATCCTCCAAAGAGCCTTGAAGACCTCACAAAACCGGAGTGGAAAGGAAAGCTCGTTATTGAAGACCCTAGGACGTCTTCTCCAGGAGCTGCATTTTTATTGTGGACAATAGCAGTATATGGAGATGATGGATATCTCTACTACTGGGAGAAGCTTAAGGAAAATGACGTCCACATAGTTAAAGGATGGACAGAAGCCTGGACTGCCTTTATGAACGGTGAATTCCCTCTGGTGCTCAGCTATGCCACATCCCCAGCTGCAACTGTCTATTATGACAACATAACTTACGTTAAGGCAGTGGCCTTTGAAGAGGGCAACTACATGCAGATAGAGGGAGCTGGAATAGTAAAGGGAGCAAAGAACAAAGAGCTGGCAAAGAAGTTCATAGAGTTCATGCTCACAGAAGACTTCCAAAGTGCTATTCCCACCAACCAGTGGATGTATCCAGTAAACCCGAACGTTGAACTGCCAGAAGTGTTTAAATATGCCCTCCAGCCAGAAGAGATAAAACCCGTAACCCTCGATCCAGAATACGTAAAGGAGAACTTCGAACGCTGGATTAAGGAATGGACAGCTCTTATGGTGGAAGGAAAGAGCCCAGAAGAGATAATAGCTTCAAGGGGATGA
- a CDS encoding BtpA/SgcQ family protein, giving the protein MNFEDKPLIGMIHLRPLPGSYLYQNDFDEVIAHALREAKKLERAGFDAIMVENFNDVPFSKTVEPVTVASMSVIAKAIRDEISLPLGINVLRNDAIAAYSIAYATKADFIRVNVLSGVAYTDQGIIEGEAHKLARLRKLLPSKIKIFADVHVKHAYHFGDFEEALRDTIERGLADAVIISGKRTGSEVDVEKLKLAKELSNVPVLIGSGTTYENLLTLWKYADGFIVGTWIKENGDTKKDIDIERAKKLVELAEKLRKGHMD; this is encoded by the coding sequence ATGAATTTCGAAGACAAGCCACTAATCGGAATGATCCATCTCAGGCCTCTGCCTGGCTCATACCTCTACCAAAATGATTTTGATGAAGTCATTGCACACGCACTAAGAGAGGCGAAAAAATTAGAAAGAGCGGGATTTGATGCAATAATGGTTGAAAACTTTAACGACGTGCCTTTCTCAAAAACCGTCGAACCTGTAACAGTTGCTTCCATGAGCGTTATTGCAAAAGCAATAAGAGATGAAATTTCCCTCCCACTTGGCATAAACGTGCTGAGAAACGATGCTATAGCGGCCTATTCCATAGCATATGCCACAAAAGCAGATTTCATCAGAGTGAATGTTCTAAGCGGAGTTGCTTATACCGACCAGGGGATAATCGAAGGAGAAGCGCACAAGCTTGCAAGACTCAGAAAACTCCTCCCCTCAAAAATCAAGATTTTTGCGGACGTTCACGTTAAGCATGCCTACCACTTCGGGGATTTTGAGGAAGCTTTGAGGGATACTATTGAAAGAGGATTGGCAGATGCCGTGATAATCAGCGGAAAAAGAACAGGCAGTGAAGTGGATGTGGAAAAGCTTAAGCTTGCAAAAGAGCTTTCAAACGTTCCCGTTTTGATTGGTTCAGGGACAACCTACGAGAACCTGCTAACGCTGTGGAAATATGCGGATGGGTTCATTGTTGGCACGTGGATCAAAGAAAACGGAGACACAAAGAAGGACATCGACATAGAAAGGGCAAAAAAGCTGGTCGAACTGGCAGAAAAACTCCGAAAAGGGCACATGGATTAA
- a CDS encoding RNA ligase partner protein, whose translation MIRFVLDTSIFVNPEIRNKFGENPTEAMKKFLEYAERLFGRVEFYMPPGIYKEVTHFVELEEVSPDIELYIIKKPPNVHDIKIPAFVVYELIEDIRRRIDKGLRVAEKAVRESVIYTQNVDAIIQKLRRNYRKALREGIVDSKEDFELILLAKELDATIVSADIGILTWAQKMGIKWIDAARFKEVLDELVEKMGK comes from the coding sequence ATGATCCGCTTTGTACTTGACACAAGCATCTTTGTTAATCCCGAGATTAGAAATAAGTTTGGGGAAAATCCTACAGAAGCTATGAAAAAGTTTTTAGAATATGCAGAGAGGCTTTTTGGAAGGGTCGAATTCTACATGCCTCCCGGCATCTACAAAGAGGTAACTCATTTCGTTGAACTCGAAGAGGTTTCCCCCGACATCGAGCTTTATATAATCAAAAAGCCCCCCAATGTGCACGATATCAAGATACCGGCTTTCGTCGTTTATGAACTCATAGAGGATATTAGGAGAAGAATAGATAAGGGTCTGAGAGTAGCTGAAAAGGCCGTGAGAGAGAGCGTTATATACACCCAAAACGTAGATGCAATAATTCAGAAGCTCAGAAGGAATTATAGAAAAGCCCTACGAGAAGGAATCGTAGACAGTAAAGAGGATTTCGAGCTTATCCTCTTGGCCAAAGAGCTTGATGCGACAATTGTTTCTGCAGATATTGGAATCTTAACTTGGGCTCAGAAGATGGGGATCAAGTGGATAGATGCGGCAAGGTTCAAAGAAGTTCTGGACGAACTTGTAGAGAAAATGGGCAAATAG
- a CDS encoding TRAP transporter permease, protein MEIEEKFEKAEEIVIEKTRTLPPKLENVIKLAAILIGLYEILFIFNFNYTLYDLFSKMGISIAPLKITFQTKQGEAFVLAMILLITYLLYPIKKKEQYLKRVPWYDYILAALGVISSMYLFFVYQRYATYAEVYLTDVVFGVMAIILVLEATRRVLGWVLPLVVVVFLLYGINDIGFNWIRFTQQLYFDEGIFGVPFFVMTVYVFAFVFFGAFLLKIGISDYITEFMISLFGSRPGGPAKAAVISSGLMGTVSGSSVANVLTTGTFTIPLMKKAGYPPEVAGAVEPVASTGGQLMPPIMGAAAFIMAEFLGVPYNKLIIAAVLPALVYYAGVYLFIDLETKRLGLKGMPREEFMPLRYFIRKLYILLPIAVITAALVWGIPPHISAISSLGIAIWVAWISKDSIKGHEGIYVASLIATTILMFTGREIASPVTIVLVLLALSLVVMAFSTKLLEFNEKLYISLLFILFVALTKYLGMRREQILLMSGIMGIVFSLIVGYVSKSEDGKKMYSATYESMIDAGKTSTSVMLAAASAGLIQGVLTMTGLVTSLGYRLIDLAAGNLWLLLVLTMIFSLILGMGVPTTANYIITSLVAAPAIYHAVLGLQPYSSPVPGFTVPIALLAAHFFVFYFGILADVTPPVALASYAGSALAGGDFWKTALNAVKYALAGYIGPYIYFTHPEMFLITVEKWTLTTTLQVLYDFGATLLVMYLLAISLTGWFRKNLRKEVRAVIGAIGFGAATLHIIPVAIGVVTVIGLRLFGKKLMG, encoded by the coding sequence ATGGAAATTGAAGAAAAGTTTGAAAAAGCGGAGGAAATTGTAATTGAAAAAACGAGAACTCTTCCCCCAAAACTTGAGAATGTTATAAAACTAGCAGCAATTTTGATAGGCCTCTACGAAATCCTCTTCATATTTAACTTTAATTACACCCTTTATGACCTCTTCTCGAAAATGGGAATAAGCATCGCCCCATTAAAGATAACTTTCCAGACAAAGCAGGGAGAGGCCTTTGTTCTGGCAATGATTCTCTTAATAACGTATCTTCTCTACCCAATAAAGAAAAAAGAACAATATCTCAAAAGAGTTCCATGGTACGATTACATACTAGCAGCGCTTGGAGTTATTTCCTCAATGTACCTGTTTTTTGTGTACCAAAGGTACGCAACATACGCAGAAGTATACCTAACCGATGTTGTCTTTGGTGTGATGGCAATAATACTAGTACTTGAGGCAACAAGAAGAGTACTTGGGTGGGTTCTTCCACTTGTCGTGGTTGTGTTTTTGCTTTATGGAATAAACGATATAGGATTTAACTGGATTAGATTTACCCAACAACTGTATTTTGATGAAGGAATCTTTGGAGTCCCATTCTTCGTCATGACAGTTTACGTCTTTGCCTTTGTGTTTTTTGGAGCGTTTTTGCTAAAAATCGGAATAAGCGATTACATAACAGAATTTATGATTTCCCTTTTTGGCTCCCGCCCGGGAGGGCCCGCAAAGGCTGCAGTTATTTCAAGCGGACTAATGGGAACTGTAAGTGGATCAAGCGTTGCTAACGTTTTGACTACAGGAACTTTCACCATACCCCTAATGAAAAAAGCTGGCTATCCTCCAGAGGTTGCAGGAGCCGTTGAGCCCGTTGCCTCTACGGGCGGACAGTTAATGCCCCCTATAATGGGTGCAGCAGCTTTTATTATGGCTGAATTTCTTGGAGTTCCCTATAACAAATTAATCATAGCAGCTGTGCTCCCCGCTTTGGTCTATTATGCGGGTGTATATTTATTCATAGACCTAGAAACAAAGAGACTTGGACTGAAAGGAATGCCAAGAGAAGAGTTCATGCCTCTTAGATACTTCATTAGAAAGCTCTACATATTACTTCCAATAGCCGTTATTACAGCGGCATTAGTCTGGGGTATCCCTCCACACATATCAGCAATTTCTTCTCTGGGAATAGCAATCTGGGTTGCATGGATATCAAAGGACAGTATCAAAGGACATGAAGGAATTTACGTAGCTTCATTAATAGCAACCACAATCCTTATGTTTACCGGCAGAGAAATAGCATCACCAGTAACAATAGTCCTTGTTCTGCTCGCATTATCTCTAGTAGTGATGGCCTTTTCAACTAAATTGCTGGAATTTAACGAAAAGCTGTACATAAGCTTACTTTTCATTCTGTTCGTAGCTCTAACCAAATACCTGGGGATGAGAAGAGAGCAAATACTGCTGATGAGCGGTATCATGGGGATAGTTTTCTCTCTGATAGTTGGATATGTCTCAAAGAGTGAGGACGGCAAGAAAATGTACTCGGCTACCTACGAGTCTATGATAGATGCCGGAAAAACGAGCACAAGTGTAATGCTGGCAGCGGCAAGTGCTGGGCTTATCCAAGGAGTACTTACAATGACTGGGTTGGTAACGAGTTTGGGGTACAGGTTAATCGACCTAGCTGCAGGGAATCTCTGGCTTCTGCTAGTACTAACAATGATATTCAGCCTGATCTTAGGAATGGGAGTGCCAACAACGGCAAACTATATTATAACCTCTCTTGTAGCAGCTCCAGCAATATATCATGCAGTCTTAGGCTTACAGCCCTACAGCTCTCCCGTTCCCGGATTTACAGTTCCAATAGCTTTGCTTGCAGCCCACTTCTTTGTATTCTACTTTGGAATACTTGCAGATGTTACCCCACCAGTGGCTTTAGCCTCTTACGCTGGTTCAGCTTTAGCGGGAGGAGACTTCTGGAAGACAGCCTTGAACGCTGTAAAATATGCCTTAGCGGGATACATCGGCCCATACATATACTTTACCCACCCAGAAATGTTCTTAATAACTGTAGAAAAGTGGACATTAACAACAACTCTCCAGGTACTTTACGACTTCGGAGCTACACTTCTGGTTATGTATCTACTGGCAATATCGCTTACCGGCTGGTTCAGAAAGAACCTTAGAAAAGAGGTAAGAGCCGTTATCGGAGCAATAGGATTTGGTGCAGCAACCCTTCACATAATTCCGGTTGCAATTGGAGTGGTAACAGTCATAGGACTTAGGCTTTTTGGCAAAAAGCTTATGGGTTGA
- a CDS encoding glycoside hydrolase family 130 protein: MKSEIFEKIIKIEGNKIDIKPPKKIPQPILSPSREGFDSRNTYNPAVIKEKDRIVMLYRAESKEDKLTGRIGLAISYDGINFFRHPEPVIEPEYKWESVGVEDPRIVKVGKTYYMTYTGYDGKTARLCLATSKNMLTWKKHGPIFEGFEHKKNGIKGWTKSGAILPKRLEKGNFKGNYLMYFGDSNIWMAVSKDLVNWEYMKEPVLSPRERYFDNVLVEPGPPLFETSYGITLIYNSAGRCGEGLKYKVGLAIFDKEYPDKVVARTETPLMVPQYEWELYGHVNNVVFIEGMVEHENKILLYYGGADRHIGLAYWTTDL, translated from the coding sequence TTGAAGAGCGAGATATTTGAAAAGATTATCAAAATAGAAGGGAACAAAATCGACATAAAACCTCCAAAAAAGATTCCTCAGCCTATTTTGTCTCCCTCTAGAGAAGGTTTTGATTCAAGAAACACTTACAATCCTGCGGTTATTAAAGAGAAGGACAGAATAGTAATGCTTTACAGAGCAGAATCCAAAGAAGATAAGCTGACGGGCAGGATTGGGCTTGCAATAAGTTACGATGGCATTAACTTTTTTAGACATCCAGAACCAGTAATTGAGCCGGAGTACAAGTGGGAAAGTGTTGGTGTTGAAGATCCGAGGATAGTGAAGGTTGGTAAGACGTACTATATGACTTACACCGGTTACGACGGTAAAACAGCGAGGTTGTGTCTGGCAACCTCAAAGAATATGCTAACATGGAAGAAACACGGGCCAATTTTTGAAGGTTTTGAGCACAAAAAGAACGGCATCAAAGGTTGGACAAAAAGCGGCGCAATCTTGCCAAAAAGGCTTGAAAAAGGCAATTTTAAGGGGAACTACTTAATGTATTTTGGTGATTCAAATATCTGGATGGCAGTTTCAAAGGACCTGGTCAACTGGGAGTACATGAAAGAACCTGTGCTATCTCCAAGAGAAAGGTACTTCGATAACGTTCTGGTTGAACCTGGCCCACCTTTGTTTGAGACCAGCTATGGAATAACTTTGATTTACAACAGCGCCGGCAGATGTGGAGAGGGGTTAAAGTACAAAGTGGGACTTGCAATTTTCGATAAAGAATACCCGGATAAGGTTGTTGCGAGGACTGAAACTCCACTAATGGTTCCACAGTATGAATGGGAACTGTATGGCCACGTTAATAATGTCGTCTTTATTGAAGGCATGGTAGAGCATGAGAACAAGATTCTGCTGTATTATGGTGGGGCCGATAGGCATATTGGTTTAGCCTACTGGACAACAGACTTATAA
- a CDS encoding IS982-like element ISPfu3 family transposase (programmed frameshift), translating into MVVMNFQQEILIIKSEIYPIISKHYPKNTRREVISLYDLITFAILAHLHFGGVYKHAYRVLIEEMKLFPKIRYNKLTERLNRHEKLLLLAQEELFKKHAREYVRILDSKPIQTKELARKNRKEKKGSSEIISEKPAVGFVPSKKKFYYGYKLTCYSDGNLLALLSVDPANKHDVSVVREKFWVIVEEFSGCFLFLDKGYVSRELQEEFLKFGVVYTPVKRENQVSNLEEKKFYKYLSDFRRRIETLFSKFSEFLLRPSRSVSLRGLAVRILGAILAVNLDRLYNFTDGGN; encoded by the exons GTGGTTGTTATGAACTTTCAGCAGGAAATCCTGATCATAAAATCCGAAATCTATCCGATAATCAGCAAACACTACCCGAAAAACACTCGCAGGGAAGTAATCAGCCTCTACGACCTGATAACCTTCGCAATACTAGCCCACCTGCACTTCGGAGGAGTTTACAAGCACGCTTACAGAGTCCTAATCGAAGAAATGAAGCTGTTCCCAAAAATCAGGTACAACAAACTAACAGAACGCTTGAACAGGCACGAAAAACTCCTGCTCCTAGCGCAGGAAGAATTATTCAAAAAACACGCCAGAGAATACGTTAGAATACTGGACTCAAAGCCCATTCAGACCAAGGAGTTGGCCAGAAAAAACAGGAAGGAGAAGAAGGGTTCTTCAGAAATCATCTCTGAAAAGCCCGCAGTTGGGTTTGTTCCCTCTA AAAAAAAGTTTTACTATGGGTACAAGCTGACCTGTTACTCTGATGGAAATTTGCTGGCTTTGCTGTCCGTTGATCCGGCAAACAAGCATGATGTGAGTGTTGTCAGGGAAAAGTTCTGGGTGATTGTTGAGGAGTTTTCTGGCTGTTTTCTGTTTTTGGATAAGGGTTACGTTAGTAGAGAACTTCAGGAGGAATTCCTGAAGTTTGGCGTTGTTTACACGCCGGTGAAGCGGGAGAATCAGGTTAGTAATCTGGAGGAGAAGAAGTTTTACAAGTACTTGTCTGACTTTCGCAGGAGGATTGAGACTTTGTTTTCGAAGTTTTCTGAGTTTCTTCTGAGGCCGAGCAGGAGTGTTAGTTTGAGGGGGTTAGCTGTCAGGATTTTAGGGGCGATTCTGGCCGTGAATCTGGACAGATTATACAACTTCACAGATGGTGGGAACTAG